One stretch of Candidatus Acidiferrales bacterium DNA includes these proteins:
- a CDS encoding thiamine pyrophosphate-dependent enzyme encodes MATVIELPLDVFQGLAEPDWCPGCGDFGVLKAVKMAASKLGIQPKDLLLVSGIGCSSNLPGFMHAYGVHSLHGRAVAVASGAKLANHDLNVVITGGDGDGYGIGIGHFIHAMRRNLDLTYVVMNNQIYGLTTGQASPTTMKTMRTKSTPRGNVELPVNPIALALVSGATYVARGFSGEPNHMADLIAGGIAHRGFALVDVFSPCVTYNKLNTYPWFKQRVYKLEALPAYDPADAESALQKSFEWGDKIPLGLFFKDEQPTYEDSEPALKQGPLVRQKLGLDRKLFESLVDELI; translated from the coding sequence ATGGCAACGGTGATTGAACTTCCGCTCGATGTTTTTCAAGGATTGGCGGAACCGGACTGGTGCCCCGGCTGCGGCGACTTTGGCGTCCTGAAAGCGGTGAAGATGGCCGCCAGCAAGCTGGGTATTCAGCCGAAGGATCTACTGCTCGTTTCCGGAATCGGCTGCTCCTCGAACCTGCCGGGATTCATGCACGCCTATGGCGTCCACAGCCTTCACGGGCGCGCGGTGGCCGTGGCCAGCGGAGCCAAGCTGGCCAATCACGACCTGAACGTGGTGATCACCGGGGGCGATGGCGACGGCTATGGCATCGGCATCGGCCACTTCATCCACGCCATGCGCCGCAACCTCGACCTGACCTACGTGGTCATGAACAATCAAATTTACGGCCTCACCACCGGCCAGGCTTCGCCCACCACCATGAAGACGATGCGGACCAAATCCACCCCGCGCGGCAACGTCGAGTTGCCCGTCAATCCCATTGCCTTAGCGCTGGTTTCCGGCGCTACCTATGTGGCGCGGGGCTTTTCCGGCGAGCCGAACCACATGGCCGATCTCATCGCCGGCGGCATCGCTCACCGCGGTTTTGCCCTGGTGGATGTCTTCAGTCCCTGCGTGACCTACAACAAGCTCAACACCTATCCCTGGTTCAAGCAGCGGGTGTACAAGCTGGAAGCCCTTCCCGCGTACGATCCCGCCGATGCCGAAAGCGCTTTGCAGAAATCTTTTGAGTGGGGCGACAAAATCCCGCTAGGACTTTTCTTCAAGGATGAGCAACCCACCTACGAAGATTCCGAGCCGGCGCTCAAGCAGGGTCCTCTCGTGCGCCAAAAGCTGGGTCTCGACCGGAAGCTGTTTGAGTCCCTGGTGGACGAATTGATCTAG